GCAGCGCCACTACTTCTCGCGCCGCTACTCGATGATGTCGCACGTGCAGGAGACGCAGGGCACGGCGGCCGCGATGGTCGATTCGGCGGCGGCGGCCGAGTCGGACCGGCTGGGCGCCGCGCTGGTCGAGCTCGAGGCCGACGGCGTGGCCTACGGCGAGGCGTCGCTCACCGTGGCGATCCACGGCGAACTGGACGACACCGAGCGGCTGGACGGCGACGTGCGCCGGCTGTTCGCCGCGCACGACGCGAAGGTCGTGCGGGAAGGCTACGGCCAGCTGCCCGTCTGGTTCGCGCGGCTTCCGGCCCAGCCGCCGAGGCGGCAGATCCGGACCGTGTTCGTCTCGGCCGGGCTCGCCTCCTGCATCGCGCCGGTGTTCGGGCCGCCGACGGGCTCGGCCCGGAGCCGGCACCTGGGCCGCGAGTCGCTCGCCGCGTTCGAGACGCCGTGGCGCACGGCCTACCACTACGACCTGTTCCGGGGCGACGTGGGCCACACGCTGATCCTGGGCGCGACCGGCTCGGGCAAGAGCTTTTCCCTCAACTTCCTCCTGGTCGAGTCGCTCAAGTACTCGCCCCGGGTGCTGATCCTGGACCTCGGCGGCTCCTACCGCTGGCTGACCCGGTTCCTCGGGGGCTCGTACCTCGAGCTCACGCCCGGCGGCGAGGCGGAGTCCGGGCTCCGGCTCACGCCCTTCGCCCTGCCCGCGGGCACGCGCACGTTCCAGTTCCTCACCGGCTGGGTGCTCCGGCTGCTCCGGCTCGGCGGCTACGAGCCGGGCGGCGCCGACACGAGCGAGATCCGGGAGCGCATCGAGGACCTGTACGCGCTGGAGCCCGGGCGGCGCACGCTCGGCGTGCTGGCGGGCTCGCTGCCTTCGGCCATGTGGCCCGCGCTCAGCCGCTGGACGGAGGGCGGCGTCTGGGGCGCCCTCTTCGACAACGCGCCCTCGGGCGGGGCGGACCTCGCGCTGGGCGACTGGCAGGTGATCGACCTGGCGGGCGCGGCCGAGCACGCGGATCTGTGCGAGGCCGCGCTCGCCTACCTGCTCGAACGGATGCGCCTCGAGATCGAGGACCCGGCCGAAACCGGGCGGCTCAAGCTGATGGTCGTGGACGAGGCGTGGCGCTACCTGGCCGATCCGGCCGTGCTCTCCTACCTGGCCGAGGCGGCCAAGACGTGGCGCAAGAAGAACGCCGCGCTCGTGCTCGCGACCCAGTCGGCCGTGGACGTGTCCGGGACGGCGGGCGCCTCGGCGCTGCTCGAATCGATCCCGACCAAGCTGTTCCTCGCCAACCCCGAGCTGCCGGACGAGGTCGGCGACCTGTTCCGGCTGAACGAATCCGAGGTGCCCCGGATCCGCGAACTCACGCCCAAGCGCGAGCTGTACCTCCGACGCCCGGAGGAAGCCGCGGTGCTCCGCCTCGAAGTCGACCCCGAGAGCTACTGGCTCTACACCTCCTCGCCGCTCGACGCCGAGCGCCGCGCCGGGGCCGTCGAGCGGCACGGACTCGCCAAGGCGCTGGAGGTCCTGGCCAACACCCGCACACCCCACTCCCAACCCCGAGAGGACATGACGCCATGAGGCTCCACACCATACCGATCGCTCTGGCGCTGCTGCTCGCCGCGCTTCCCGCCGCCGCCCAGGAGCACAAGGCCGCTGCACAGTCCGAACCGGACGCGGCGTTCCTCCGCGTAACGGCCGCCGGGGACGGCGGCGACCGCATCCATATCGTCCGCGCGCGCGTGCGTCATACGACGGTCATCGTGCTTCCCGCCGCCGAGCGGATCCTCGACTTCGTAGCGGGGGATTCCGAG
The nucleotide sequence above comes from Candidatus Palauibacter soopunensis. Encoded proteins:
- a CDS encoding DUF87 domain-containing protein; the protein is MRVAGELRAHAAAGSLAEELPYWGWLDDGRTCLARSGELIAVGRLRPAAMDGRTPRQADRVLSLWQRLLSGLPPGARLQFHLLRRPAPVAGPGEAAGSDVAALSGRKRRAFLAGRVQRLEAYVVWSHGSGLRPAAKAARPGPLSALARLGKRRRKEAPAYLASEIEAAAGRFRAMVEAGRSLVAEHTPVEVLGAHRASRLLSELVNRPGTPWDGATGSGMNWRLALSELEAERSHLRLGGEPVILYSLLSPPGQAHANLLRDLYRLDATLTVSLEWRPWTTQAARRRIRGAQRHYFSRRYSMMSHVQETQGTAAAMVDSAAAAESDRLGAALVELEADGVAYGEASLTVAIHGELDDTERLDGDVRRLFAAHDAKVVREGYGQLPVWFARLPAQPPRRQIRTVFVSAGLASCIAPVFGPPTGSARSRHLGRESLAAFETPWRTAYHYDLFRGDVGHTLILGATGSGKSFSLNFLLVESLKYSPRVLILDLGGSYRWLTRFLGGSYLELTPGGEAESGLRLTPFALPAGTRTFQFLTGWVLRLLRLGGYEPGGADTSEIRERIEDLYALEPGRRTLGVLAGSLPSAMWPALSRWTEGGVWGALFDNAPSGGADLALGDWQVIDLAGAAEHADLCEAALAYLLERMRLEIEDPAETGRLKLMVVDEAWRYLADPAVLSYLAEAAKTWRKKNAALVLATQSAVDVSGTAGASALLESIPTKLFLANPELPDEVGDLFRLNESEVPRIRELTPKRELYLRRPEEAAVLRLEVDPESYWLYTSSPLDAERRAGAVERHGLAKALEVLANTRTPHSQPREDMTP